GAGACGATGGTCGCGATCGAATTGGCGGCGTCATGCAGGCCGTTCAGGAAATCGAACAGCAGTGCGACGGCGATCAAGCCGACCAGGATGGGAAAACCCAACGCAGCATCCACGACGGCCCTGCCCTAAACTTGCTCGATCACGATGCTGTTGATCTCGTTGGCGACGTCGTCGAAGCGATCGGCGACCTTCTCCAAATGGTCGTAGATCTCTGCGCCGACGACGAAGTCCATCGCATTGCCGTCGCGATGCTTGAGGAAAAGCTCCTTCAGCCCGATGTCATGAAGGTCGTCCACGCGGCCCTCCAGCTTACCCAGCTCCTCCGTGATCGCGGTCAGCATGGCGACGTTCGGGCCGATCGACTGCATCAGCGGCAGCGCGCGGCCGACCAGATTGGCGCATTCGATCAGGAGCCCGCCGATCTCGCGCATCGGTGGCTCGAAGGCACGAACTTCGAACAGCATCACCGCCTTGGCGGTCTGCTGCATCTGGTCGATGGCATCGTCCATCGAGGTGATCAGGTTCTTGATGTCGCCGCGGTCGAATGGGGTGATGAAGGTGCGGCGCACCGCCGTCAGCACCTCACGGGTGATGTTATCGGCGTCGTTCTCGAACTGGTTGACGCGCTGGCAATAAACCGGCGTCTCCTCGCCCCCGTTCAGCATACCCTGGAGCGCGATCGAACCCTGGATCACGGTCTGAGCGTGACGGTCGAAAAGGTCGAAGAACCGTTCTTCCTTGGGCAGGAAAGCACGAAACCATCGCATCATGGGGATAGGCTACCGGTTGGAAATGGCCCGGCCCTGTCAGGGCCGTCATAAAACTGTCATAGACCATTTTCGATCCGCGCGCGTGTCACCTCACGCCCACGGAGCCGGGTCATCCACCGGATTATCGCACCAACGAAATTGGTGCGATATCAATAATTTAGAGCGACCGGCGGAAGTAATGGGCGATTTCGCCGATGACGCCGCGGCGGAAGGTGAGCACGCAGATCACGAAGATCGAGCCCTGGATCACCGTCACCCACTGGCCGAAACCCGCCAGATATTGCTGCATGGCGATGATCACGAAGGCGCCGACCACGGGGCCGAAGACGGTGCCGAGACCGCCGACCAGCGTCATCAGCACGACCTCGCCCGACATCGTCCAATGGACGTCGGTAAGAGAGGCATTCTGCGCCACAAACACCTTCAGCGATCCGGCGAACCCGGCCAGCGTGCCTGACAGGACGAAGGCCAGGAACTTGTACTGGTCGGTGCGGTACCCGAGCGAAATCGCGCGCTGCTCGTTCTCGCGGATCGACTTCAGCACCTCGCCGAACGGCGAGTTGATGATGCGGAAGATCAGCAGGAAGCCAGCGAGGAAGCCGACCAGCACGACGTAATATAGCACCGTCGGCTTGGAGAGATCGAACACGCCGAACATGCGCCCCTGCGGGATGCCCTGGATGCCGTCCTCGCCATGGGTGAACGGCGCCTGGAGATAGATGAAGTACAACAGCTGCGACAGCGCCAGCGTGATCATCGAGAAGTAGATGCCCTGGCGGCGGATCGAGATGTAGCCGGTGATGATCGACAGGACGAACGCCGCGGCGATGCCGACGAGGATGCCGAGCTCGGGCGGCAGCGCCCAGACCTTCAGCGCATGCGCGCTGCAATAGCCTGCGGTTCCCAGGAACATCGCGTGGCCGAACGACAGCAGCCCGCCATAGCCGACCAGCAGATTGAACGCGCAGGCAAGCAGCGCAAAGCACAACGCCTGCATCACGAAGAACGGATAGACGCCCGTGAATGGCACCGCCGCCAGCAGCAGTGCCATCACCACGAAGACGATCATCTCGTCGCGCATCGCGCGCGGGTTTGCCGACAGCGTGTCGTCTGTCAGGGTTGTCATAGTCAGGCCGCCCTTCCCGTCAATCCCGTTGGCTTCACCAGGAGTACCAGCACCATCAGCACGAACACGACGGTGTTGGAGGCCTCGGGGTAGAAATACTTGGTCAGGCCCTCGATCACGCCAAGCGCAAAGCCGGTGATGATGGAGCCCATGATCGATCCCATGCCGCCGATCACGACCACCGCGAACACCACGATGATGAGATCGGCGCCCATCAGCGGCCGCACCTGGTTGATCGGCGCCGAGAGCACGCCTGCGAGCGCGGCAAGGCCGACACCGAGACCATAGGTCAGCGTGATCATGCGCGGCACGTTGATACCGAAGGCGCGCACCAGCGTCGGGTTTTCAGTGGCGGCGCGCAGGTAAGCGCCGAGCTGCGTCTTCTCGATCAGGAACCAGGTCGCAAAGCACACCACCAGCGAGAACACGACGACCCAGCCGCGATAGATCGGCAGGAACATGAAGCCGAGATTCATGCCGCCCCTGAGCTGGTCCGGAATGGCGTAAGGCAGGCCGGAGGAGCCGAAATAGTTCTGGAACAGGCCCTGCACGATTAACGCGATGCCGAAGGTCAGGAGCAGGCCGTAAAGATGGTCGAGCCCGGTCAGCCATTGCAGCATGGTCCGCTCCAGGATCATGCCGAAGATGCCGACGATGATCGGCGCCAGCAGCAACGCCCACCAGTAGTTGATGCCGCCGAGGTTGAGGAGGAAATAGGCGACGAAGGCGCCCATCATGTAGAGCGCGCCATGGGCGAAATTGATGATGTTGAGCATGCCGAAGATCACGGCAAGCCCAAGACTGAGCAGCGCGTAGAACGAGCCGTTGATCAGTCCCACCAGTAGCTGAGCGTAAAGAGCCTGCATCGATCCCGCACCCGGTCCCTTCGGCGTTCCCTGAAAGTCGCCCGCAGGCCTGAAGGCCTGCGGGCCGTCATCTTACTTCTTCAAGAGCGCGCACTTGCTCTCGGACAGCGGCGTGAAGGCCTGGTCACCCGGCACCGTGCCGACCAGCTTGTAGAAGTCCCACGGCCCCTTGGATTCCGAAGGCTTCTTCACCTCGAACAGATAGGCGTTGTGGATGGTGCGCCCGTTGGGCTGGATCTCGCCCTTGCCGAACAGATCGTCCTCGGTCGGCATCGACTTCATCTTCTCGACGACCTTGACGCCGTCATGCGAGTTGCCGCCAAGCGCTTCCAGCGCCTTGAGATAGTGACGCACGCCCGCATAGACGCCGGCCTGCACCATGGTCGGCGGTGCATTGTTCTTCATCTTCGCGGCGAAGCGCTTGGAGAACGCCCGGGTCTGGTCGTTCATGTCCCAGTAGAAGGTCTCGGTGAAGTTGAGGCCCTGCGCCGTCTCCAGGCCGATCGCCTTGACGTCGGTGAGGAACAGCAGCAGCGCCGCCAGCTTCTGGCCGCCCTTGACGATGCCGAACTCGGCCGCCTGCTTGATGGTGTTGGTGGTGTCGCCGCCGGCATTGGCAAGGCCGATGATCTTGGCCTTGGAAGCCTGCGCCTGAAGCAGGAACGAGGAGAAGTCCGGCGTGTTCAGCGGATGCTTGACGCCGCCGACCACCTTGCCGCCGTTGGCGGTGATGACCGCCGTGGTGTCGCGCTCGAGCGCCGCGCCGAAGGCGTAGTCCGCGGTCAGGAAGAACCAGGTGTCGCCACCGGCCTTCACCAGCGCCTGACCGGTGGTGTGGGCCAGCATGTAAGTGTCATAGGTCCAGTGCACCGTGTTGGGCGAGCACTGCGCGTTGGTGAGGTCCGAGGTCGCCGCACCGGAGTTGATGTAGACGCCGTTCTTTTCCTTGACGACGTTGTTGACGGCGAGCGCGACGCCCGAGTTCGGCACGTCGACGATGACGTCGACCTTGTCGACGTCGAACCACTGCCGCGCGATCGCGGTGCCGATGTCGGGCTTGTTCTGGTGATCGCCCGAGATGATGTCGATCTTCCAGCCCTTCGCGGCAAGGCCGGAATCCTCAACGGCCATCTGCGCGGCGAGAGTAGAGCCCGGTCCGCCGAGGTCGGCATAGAGCCCGGACTGATCGGACAGCGCGCCGATCTTGACGGTCTTGTCCTGCGCGGACGCAACGCCTGCTGCGGCGAAGGTAAGCGCGGTCGTCAGCAGCAATGACGCAATCGACCTGGTGTTCATGCAACTTTCCTTTTTGAATTTTCTCGTTGGCAGTTCTAGACGCCGAGATAGGTGTGGAGCTTGTCCATGTTGGCGGCAAGCTCGGCGTTGGAAAACCCGTCAATGATCTTGCCGTGCTCGACCACGTAATATCGGTCGGCCACGGTCGATGCGAAGCGGAAGTTCTGCTCGACCAGGAGGATCGTGAAGCCTTCCTTCTTGAGCCGCGCAATGGTGTGGCCGATCTGCTGGATGATGACAGGCGCAAGGCCCTCGGTCGGCTCGTCCAGCATCAGGAAGCTCGCGCCGGTGCGCAGGATGCGCGCGATCGCCAGCATCTGCTGCTCGCCGCCCGACAGCTTTGTGCCTTGGCTGTTGAGCCGTTCCTTCAGGTTCGGAAACAGGTCGAAGATCTGATCGAGCGGCAGTCCGCCTGCACGTACGACCGGAGGCAGCAGCAAATTCTCCCGCACGTCGAGGCTGGAGAATATCCCCCGCTCCTCCGGGCAGAACGCAATGCCCATGCGCGCGATCTTGTCGGAGGTCGCGCGGATGATGTCCTGGTTGTTGAACTTCACCGAACCCGAGCGCTTGCCGATGATGCCCATGATCGACTTCAGCGTGGTCGTCTTGCCGGCGCCGTTGCGCCCGAGCAGGGTGACGACCTCGCCCGCATTCACGTCGAAGTTGATCCCGTGCAGGATGTGAGACTCGCCGTACCAGGCTTCCAGGTTGCGGACTTGAAGGATGTTTCCGCCGGTCGCAGCCTTTGCCGGAGCCTCGGCGATCGCAGTGTCAGGCATGACCGGCTCCCAGATAGGCTTCCTTGACGCGCTCGTCCTTGGTGAGCTCGGAGTAATGCCCTTGCGCGAGCACCTGCCCGCGCGTCAGCACGGTGATGATGTCGGAGAGATTGGCCACGACGCTCAAATTATGCTCGACCATCAGGATGGTATATTTCGCGGAGATGCGCTTGATCAGCGCCGCGATCTTGTCGATGTCCTCGTGACCCATGCCGGCCATCGGCTCGTCCAGCAGCATCATCTCAGGGTCGAGCGCGAGCGTGGTTGCGATCT
This genomic stretch from Bradyrhizobium sp. CCGB12 harbors:
- a CDS encoding branched-chain amino acid ABC transporter permease gives rise to the protein MTTLTDDTLSANPRAMRDEMIVFVVMALLLAAVPFTGVYPFFVMQALCFALLACAFNLLVGYGGLLSFGHAMFLGTAGYCSAHALKVWALPPELGILVGIAAAFVLSIITGYISIRRQGIYFSMITLALSQLLYFIYLQAPFTHGEDGIQGIPQGRMFGVFDLSKPTVLYYVVLVGFLAGFLLIFRIINSPFGEVLKSIRENEQRAISLGYRTDQYKFLAFVLSGTLAGFAGSLKVFVAQNASLTDVHWTMSGEVVLMTLVGGLGTVFGPVVGAFVIIAMQQYLAGFGQWVTVIQGSIFVICVLTFRRGVIGEIAHYFRRSL
- a CDS encoding ABC transporter ATP-binding protein — encoded protein: MPDTAIAEAPAKAATGGNILQVRNLEAWYGESHILHGINFDVNAGEVVTLLGRNGAGKTTTLKSIMGIIGKRSGSVKFNNQDIIRATSDKIARMGIAFCPEERGIFSSLDVRENLLLPPVVRAGGLPLDQIFDLFPNLKERLNSQGTKLSGGEQQMLAIARILRTGASFLMLDEPTEGLAPVIIQQIGHTIARLKKEGFTILLVEQNFRFASTVADRYYVVEHGKIIDGFSNAELAANMDKLHTYLGV
- a CDS encoding ABC transporter substrate-binding protein; this translates as MNTRSIASLLLTTALTFAAAGVASAQDKTVKIGALSDQSGLYADLGGPGSTLAAQMAVEDSGLAAKGWKIDIISGDHQNKPDIGTAIARQWFDVDKVDVIVDVPNSGVALAVNNVVKEKNGVYINSGAATSDLTNAQCSPNTVHWTYDTYMLAHTTGQALVKAGGDTWFFLTADYAFGAALERDTTAVITANGGKVVGGVKHPLNTPDFSSFLLQAQASKAKIIGLANAGGDTTNTIKQAAEFGIVKGGQKLAALLLFLTDVKAIGLETAQGLNFTETFYWDMNDQTRAFSKRFAAKMKNNAPPTMVQAGVYAGVRHYLKALEALGGNSHDGVKVVEKMKSMPTEDDLFGKGEIQPNGRTIHNAYLFEVKKPSESKGPWDFYKLVGTVPGDQAFTPLSESKCALLKK
- a CDS encoding branched-chain amino acid ABC transporter permease, producing MQALYAQLLVGLINGSFYALLSLGLAVIFGMLNIINFAHGALYMMGAFVAYFLLNLGGINYWWALLLAPIIVGIFGMILERTMLQWLTGLDHLYGLLLTFGIALIVQGLFQNYFGSSGLPYAIPDQLRGGMNLGFMFLPIYRGWVVVFSLVVCFATWFLIEKTQLGAYLRAATENPTLVRAFGINVPRMITLTYGLGVGLAALAGVLSAPINQVRPLMGADLIIVVFAVVVIGGMGSIMGSIITGFALGVIEGLTKYFYPEASNTVVFVLMVLVLLVKPTGLTGRAA
- a CDS encoding DUF47 domain-containing protein — protein: MMRWFRAFLPKEERFFDLFDRHAQTVIQGSIALQGMLNGGEETPVYCQRVNQFENDADNITREVLTAVRRTFITPFDRGDIKNLITSMDDAIDQMQQTAKAVMLFEVRAFEPPMREIGGLLIECANLVGRALPLMQSIGPNVAMLTAITEELGKLEGRVDDLHDIGLKELFLKHRDGNAMDFVVGAEIYDHLEKVADRFDDVANEINSIVIEQV